The following are encoded together in the Thermodesulfobacteriota bacterium genome:
- a CDS encoding DUF523 domain-containing protein produces the protein MVKVLVSACLVGERVRYDGASVPGKSKIINKWKDDGLIVPICPEVAGNLPVPRPPAEIIKGTGTDVLINASQVFNINGQDITENFIKGAREALKIVKKMKIKLAVMKDGSPSCGKTRIYDGSFSGSQRPGPGVTTALLEKNDIVVFSENEIKKAATYLKKLMY, from the coding sequence ATGGTTAAGGTGCTGGTAAGCGCATGTCTGGTTGGAGAGCGCGTCAGATATGACGGTGCGAGTGTGCCTGGCAAAAGCAAAATAATAAATAAATGGAAGGATGATGGCCTGATCGTGCCTATTTGTCCTGAAGTTGCAGGGAATCTTCCTGTGCCCAGACCACCGGCTGAAATTATTAAAGGGACAGGAACGGATGTCTTAATAAATGCCAGCCAGGTGTTTAATATCAATGGTCAAGATATAACAGAAAATTTTATTAAGGGAGCAAGGGAAGCATTAAAGATTGTAAAGAAGATGAAAATAAAGCTGGCCGTTATGAAGGACGGAAGCCCTTCGTGCGGAAAAACCCGCATCTATGACGGAAGTTTTTCAGGATCGCAAAGACCGGGTCCGGGTGTGACAACCGCATTGCTGGAGAAAAATGATATCGTCGTGTTCAGCGAGAATGAGATAAAAAAAGCTGCAACTTATCTTAAGAAGTTAATGTATTAA
- a CDS encoding lysophospholipid acyltransferase family protein → MFRKIGYAITSKPVLALLYRLIRIYSWTFKLKIVNEKDWIEYLENGGKVLICTWHQQFFSAIRYFKKYQKYHPSLMISRSKDGEIIAGVAQRTGWYPVRGSSSKGGSEALHDMISRLKKFGLAAHIVDGPRGPAGKVKPGAIRLAHGTGAVVVPFYASANRAWYLNSWDKFFLPKPFAKVTLCFGEMLKFDPSENSDNFEKQRLHLEKIMRSELRA, encoded by the coding sequence ATGTTTAGAAAAATAGGATACGCGATAACATCCAAACCGGTATTGGCCTTGCTTTACAGGTTGATACGTATTTATAGCTGGACATTTAAACTCAAGATTGTAAACGAAAAAGACTGGATTGAATACCTTGAAAACGGTGGCAAAGTTTTAATTTGTACATGGCATCAGCAGTTTTTCTCCGCTATTCGTTATTTTAAAAAGTATCAAAAATACCATCCCAGCCTGATGATAAGCAGAAGCAAAGATGGAGAAATTATTGCCGGAGTTGCCCAAAGAACCGGTTGGTATCCTGTTAGGGGTTCTTCTTCAAAGGGTGGCAGCGAAGCACTGCATGATATGATAAGCAGATTGAAAAAGTTCGGACTTGCAGCCCATATCGTTGATGGGCCAAGAGGGCCTGCAGGAAAAGTAAAACCAGGAGCAATTCGCCTTGCTCATGGAACGGGTGCGGTGGTTGTTCCTTTTTATGCTTCTGCCAACAGAGCTTGGTATTTGAACAGTTGGGATAAATTTTTTCTTCCCAAGCCTTTTGCAAAAGTGACCCTTTGTTTTGGAGAAATGCTTAAATTTGATCCATCGGAAAATAGTGACAATTTTGAGAAGCAAAGACTTCACCTTGAAAAAATCATGCGTTCTGAATTAAGAGCGTAA
- a CDS encoding Mrp/NBP35 family ATP-binding protein: protein MTEIHDSVDAATKQKNAQAAQDAAVNDSLKKIKNKFIVLSGKGGVGKTSTSVNLAIALSKKGKKVGIMDVDLHGPDVPRMLGLQGMLDLNQNRKLNPMSYSENLKAVSIESLTASKDDAIIWRGPIKYSAIKQFIGDVEWGELDFLIIDSPPGTGDEPLTIAQTIKDARAIIVTTPQEVSLADVRKSINFCKTVKMEIFGLIENMSGFECPHCGKTINLYGSGGGENTAQAMGVQFLGRIPFDPHVVQCGDSGTSILDTHKDSMVTKAFEKVATKMSELV from the coding sequence ATGACAGAAATTCATGATAGTGTAGATGCTGCAACCAAGCAGAAAAATGCGCAGGCAGCCCAGGATGCTGCGGTAAACGATTCATTAAAAAAAATTAAAAATAAATTCATTGTGCTGAGCGGGAAAGGAGGTGTAGGCAAGACAAGCACTTCGGTAAACCTCGCCATCGCGCTTTCCAAAAAGGGGAAAAAAGTCGGCATTATGGATGTTGATTTGCATGGCCCTGATGTACCCAGGATGCTGGGACTGCAAGGTATGCTGGATCTTAATCAGAACCGGAAGTTAAATCCGATGAGTTACTCGGAAAATTTAAAGGCGGTGTCCATTGAATCTCTTACCGCCAGCAAAGACGATGCCATCATCTGGCGCGGTCCGATTAAGTATTCTGCAATCAAACAGTTTATCGGTGATGTGGAGTGGGGCGAACTTGATTTTTTAATTATTGATTCACCCCCGGGAACAGGTGATGAACCATTGACAATCGCCCAGACAATTAAAGATGCCAGAGCAATTATTGTTACCACCCCACAGGAAGTTTCCTTGGCCGACGTCAGAAAATCGATTAATTTCTGTAAAACAGTTAAAATGGAGATTTTTGGTTTAATAGAGAATATGAGCGGTTTTGAGTGCCCACACTGCGGCAAAACAATAAACCTGTACGGGTCAGGCGGCGGAGAGAACACCGCCCAGGCGATGGGTGTACAGTTTCTCGGTAGAATTCCATTTGACCCGCATGTGGTACAGTGCGGGGATTCCGGCACCTCTATTCTGGATACACATAAAGACTCCATGGTAACCAAAGCGTTTGAAAAGGTGGCTACAAAAATGTCCGAACTGGTGTAA
- a CDS encoding DUF134 domain-containing protein: MARPQKSRMVAYNPDISYFKPRGIPMVDLSEVQITIDEYEALRLSDLMDMPYEEAANNMGVSRATFGRIVRRARKTVADALINGKAIRIQGGKYRIIDETRIFICKHCNNKWEEPRGTGRPENCPLCNHKDFYRIIKKK; encoded by the coding sequence ATGGCCCGTCCTCAGAAAAGCCGGATGGTGGCTTATAATCCTGATATCAGCTATTTCAAGCCCAGAGGCATACCCATGGTCGATCTTTCCGAGGTTCAGATCACCATAGACGAATACGAAGCGCTGCGGCTTTCAGATCTAATGGACATGCCTTATGAAGAGGCGGCCAATAACATGGGAGTGTCAAGGGCCACCTTTGGCAGGATCGTTCGAAGAGCAAGGAAAACAGTGGCAGATGCCTTGATTAATGGAAAAGCGATTCGTATTCAAGGCGGAAAGTACCGAATCATAGATGAAACTAGAATTTTCATATGCAAACACTGCAATAACAAATGGGAAGAACCACGGGGAACAGGAAGACCTGAAAATTGTCCCTTGTGCAATCATAAGGATTTTTACCGTATTATAAAGAAAAAATAG
- a CDS encoding enoyl-CoA hydratase-related protein, with product MSYHTILVNQEKYIGIITFNRPDELNTFSSEMANELNQALIQLDNDKNIRVVIIKGAGKAFCAGIDVSEFFGKSHGEYKYWVGLMEQMASTISSMKKPVIASAHGFAVANGAGVIAASDLAVIAEGTKIGTTAINVGLFCMGPAVPLSRSLGRKRALEMLLTGDLIDSDDAEKWGLVNKVVPANQLEQATMSLANKLVQKSPLALQMGKQAFYQTADMEFDKALQYSNEMFASLCITEDAKEGIDAFLNKRTPVWKEK from the coding sequence ATGTCGTACCATACCATTCTTGTCAACCAGGAAAAATACATCGGAATCATCACTTTCAATCGTCCGGATGAACTAAACACATTCAGTTCTGAAATGGCTAATGAGTTGAATCAGGCGTTAATCCAGCTTGATAACGATAAAAATATCAGAGTCGTTATCATTAAAGGTGCGGGCAAGGCTTTTTGTGCAGGCATTGATGTATCTGAATTTTTTGGAAAATCCCATGGGGAATACAAGTATTGGGTGGGACTTATGGAACAAATGGCCTCTACTATTTCCAGCATGAAAAAACCCGTCATTGCATCTGCCCATGGATTTGCAGTCGCCAATGGCGCCGGTGTGATCGCAGCCAGCGATCTTGCTGTGATTGCCGAAGGGACAAAAATTGGAACCACCGCAATTAACGTTGGACTGTTTTGCATGGGGCCGGCCGTTCCGCTTTCCAGATCTCTTGGCAGGAAACGGGCCCTTGAAATGCTCCTTACCGGAGACCTGATAGATTCAGATGATGCAGAAAAATGGGGCCTGGTTAATAAAGTGGTACCTGCAAACCAACTTGAACAAGCAACCATGTCTTTGGCAAACAAACTGGTTCAAAAAAGTCCCCTGGCACTGCAGATGGGAAAACAGGCGTTTTACCAGACCGCAGATATGGAGTTCGACAAAGCGCTGCAATATTCCAATGAAATGTTTGCGTCTCTCTGTATTACCGAAGATGCCAAAGAAGGCATAGATGCTTTCCTCAATAAGCGAACACCGGTTTGGAAGGAAAAATAG
- a CDS encoding 1-acyl-sn-glycerol-3-phosphate acyltransferase, which yields MTGQITISIWIFLLLIAITILAILDRVLIPSTRWFLRRRVNRVIDEISKRLEIDIKPFQLTKRRVLIDRLIYDPMVIEAIQIKAQEQGIPREVIQAKVMRYAKEIVPSFNAYLYFRIGYWLAKKIAHLLYHVHIGLIDNEQFANIDPDSTVVFVMNHRSNMDYILVAFLAAEKTTLSYAVGEWAKVWPLQALIRSMGAFFVRRKSGNRLYRLVLERYIHMATKEGVCQAVFLEGGLSRDGRLRPAKLGFIDYMLRSFQPGTDRDIIFIPVGINYDRTLEDRSLLRMLNPDAQKRSRWFIIKTTFRFVWRSIVFISLSRWQRFGYASVNFSKRISAREYCRINDIDFSKMKRKERFLEVEKISGHIMTSVKNVIPVVPVALVAAVFVKFPDKLLSAFDVEAQANRIIDGMQAKNAPVFLSTTSRVQTIVTALNMLRIRHVIMETDGLYKADPDMLDILSYYANSIDHYL from the coding sequence ATGACCGGACAGATCACCATATCAATATGGATATTTCTATTACTGATTGCAATTACAATTTTGGCGATTCTGGACAGAGTGCTAATTCCCAGCACTCGCTGGTTTTTACGACGGCGGGTCAATCGTGTAATAGATGAAATAAGCAAGCGCCTTGAAATAGATATCAAGCCCTTCCAGCTGACCAAAAGACGGGTTTTAATCGATCGTCTGATTTACGACCCCATGGTGATTGAAGCCATACAAATAAAAGCACAGGAACAAGGTATACCTCGTGAAGTTATACAGGCTAAAGTAATGAGGTATGCAAAGGAGATCGTACCGTCGTTTAACGCATACCTGTACTTTCGAATCGGCTACTGGCTGGCAAAAAAAATTGCGCACCTGCTTTACCATGTCCATATAGGGCTTATCGATAATGAACAATTTGCCAATATTGATCCGGATTCAACCGTTGTGTTTGTGATGAATCATCGCAGCAATATGGATTATATACTGGTGGCATTTCTGGCTGCTGAGAAAACGACACTTTCCTATGCAGTGGGGGAGTGGGCAAAGGTCTGGCCGTTGCAAGCCTTGATCAGGTCTATGGGTGCGTTTTTTGTTCGCCGAAAATCCGGCAACCGCTTGTATCGCCTGGTATTGGAGCGGTATATCCATATGGCCACTAAAGAAGGGGTTTGCCAGGCGGTTTTTCTCGAAGGCGGGCTGAGTCGTGACGGGCGACTGCGACCGGCAAAGCTCGGTTTTATTGACTATATGCTGCGAAGCTTTCAACCCGGAACCGATCGTGATATCATTTTCATTCCTGTTGGGATTAACTACGACAGAACCCTTGAGGACAGGAGTCTGTTGCGCATGCTAAATCCCGATGCCCAGAAACGCAGCAGATGGTTTATCATAAAAACAACTTTTCGCTTTGTCTGGCGGAGCATTGTTTTTATTTCCCTCAGCAGGTGGCAGCGTTTTGGATACGCCAGCGTGAACTTCAGTAAACGTATTTCAGCGCGGGAATATTGTCGTATCAATGATATCGATTTCAGCAAAATGAAACGGAAAGAACGTTTTTTGGAAGTTGAAAAAATATCCGGGCACATCATGACTTCCGTTAAAAACGTTATACCGGTGGTACCGGTGGCTTTGGTAGCGGCAGTGTTTGTCAAATTCCCCGATAAGTTATTAAGTGCATTTGATGTGGAAGCACAGGCAAATCGTATCATTGATGGAATGCAAGCCAAAAACGCGCCGGTTTTCCTTTCCACCACCAGCCGGGTTCAAACCATAGTGACTGCGTTAAACATGTTGAGAATAAGACATGTTATTATGGAAACTGACGGATTGTATAAGGCTGATCCCGACATGCTGGACATTTTATCATACTATGCAAATTCAATTGATCATTATTTATAA
- a CDS encoding YfaZ family outer membrane protein has product MNVRKIALAVILSVFIFPGIIQAANTSIGVNIGESELEGWVDTQLNPYNTPLVLGAGFLYSDDDYWFTNAHMAVKDEVFVPGLSLGLGFRGVLGEVEININRRDRDFEVGAFCLQFLADYDFRKNTTRLPISISASISGAPEILSFRETERYVEFSTTFNFHINNWATAFAGYRKIDIEFDEPVDVDWDDDGVYGGIRLSF; this is encoded by the coding sequence ATGAATGTCAGGAAAATAGCACTTGCAGTCATTCTATCAGTTTTTATTTTTCCCGGAATAATTCAGGCGGCAAATACAAGTATCGGGGTTAATATTGGGGAGTCGGAATTAGAGGGATGGGTGGATACCCAGCTTAATCCATACAACACTCCTTTAGTATTAGGTGCAGGGTTTTTATACAGTGATGATGACTACTGGTTCACCAATGCACACATGGCGGTAAAGGATGAGGTTTTTGTACCCGGATTGAGCCTGGGTTTAGGTTTCAGGGGGGTATTAGGCGAAGTAGAAATAAATATCAATCGCAGGGATAGAGATTTTGAAGTCGGCGCTTTTTGTTTGCAGTTTCTTGCGGATTATGACTTTCGCAAAAATACAACCCGTTTGCCAATCAGTATATCCGCAAGTATTTCGGGAGCACCGGAGATACTCTCTTTCCGTGAGACTGAAAGATATGTTGAATTTAGCACCACATTTAATTTTCATATTAATAACTGGGCGACCGCTTTTGCCGGATACCGTAAAATAGATATCGAGTTTGATGAACCGGTAGATGTAGATTGGGATGATGACGGCGTCTATGGTGGAATAAGGCTTTCGTTTTAG
- a CDS encoding NifB/NifX family molybdenum-iron cluster-binding protein, with product MRIAVTSTGKDLDANMDPRFGRAAYFIIVNSETMKYETVENSQNLNLPQGAGIQAGKTIIDNKADVLVTGNCGPKAFKVLQSAGVKIFTGAQGSVSDAVLQYKNGELEATGEANVEGHWV from the coding sequence ATGAGAATAGCGGTTACATCAACAGGCAAAGACCTGGATGCAAATATGGATCCTCGTTTTGGAAGGGCGGCGTATTTTATTATTGTTAATTCTGAAACAATGAAGTATGAGACGGTTGAAAACAGCCAGAACCTCAATCTTCCGCAGGGCGCCGGGATACAGGCTGGTAAAACAATAATCGACAATAAGGCCGATGTGCTCGTTACCGGCAATTGCGGCCCAAAGGCGTTTAAGGTACTGCAAAGCGCCGGTGTAAAAATTTTTACCGGTGCACAGGGAAGTGTTTCCGATGCTGTTTTGCAATATAAAAACGGGGAGTTAGAGGCTACAGGGGAAGCCAATGTTGAAGGACACTGGGTATAG
- a CDS encoding DUF2784 domain-containing protein, whose protein sequence is MSYCLMADIVVLLHLIFILFVLMGGILAIWWRKVVWVHIPAAGWGVLIEFAGWICPLTPLENWFRLKGGEAGYPGGFVEKYIIPVIYPAGLTREIQIILGIFVITVNLVIYWKVFSKPFLKK, encoded by the coding sequence ATGTCATATTGTTTAATGGCCGACATCGTTGTTCTCCTTCACCTTATTTTTATCTTATTTGTATTGATGGGGGGAATCCTGGCAATTTGGTGGCGCAAGGTCGTTTGGGTCCATATCCCGGCCGCCGGTTGGGGCGTACTCATAGAATTTGCCGGATGGATCTGTCCATTGACACCACTGGAAAACTGGTTTCGGCTAAAAGGAGGAGAGGCAGGCTATCCGGGAGGGTTTGTTGAGAAATATATCATACCTGTGATTTACCCTGCAGGACTTACAAGAGAGATACAGATCATCTTAGGTATTTTCGTGATCACGGTCAATCTGGTCATATACTGGAAGGTTTTTAGTAAGCCTTTTTTAAAAAAGTAA
- a CDS encoding NifB/NifX family molybdenum-iron cluster-binding protein, with protein sequence MKFAIPLAEGKLTAHFGHCQEFALVEVEQNEVKNKEILVPPPHEPGVLPKWLHDMGANVIIAGGMGAMAVNLFNQNGIEVVTGAPSLEPEVLVKSYLENNLETGDNACDH encoded by the coding sequence ATGAAATTTGCAATACCATTGGCTGAAGGAAAATTGACGGCTCATTTTGGGCATTGTCAGGAGTTTGCACTTGTTGAAGTTGAACAAAACGAAGTAAAAAATAAAGAAATTCTTGTGCCCCCGCCACATGAACCCGGAGTGCTTCCGAAATGGCTCCATGATATGGGTGCAAATGTGATTATTGCGGGAGGAATGGGTGCCATGGCGGTCAACCTGTTTAACCAGAATGGGATAGAAGTGGTCACCGGAGCGCCGTCGTTAGAACCCGAAGTTCTGGTAAAGAGCTATCTGGAAAATAATCTCGAAACCGGTGATAATGCCTGCGATCATTAA